TAATAGTCATGATTTGCATATTGAGATGATGAAGGATGAGATCTTGAATTAATTTTAGAAGCCTCTTTGTCAATAATATCGAATGCCGCTCAATCTTTGCTTGAGCGGTATTTTTTTATGAGATACTGTCTCTATTAATCAATTGCTTAGAGATCTTTTAATGAGAGTTATATTTTTGCCATTAATACTGCTATGGGTACTATTCTCGCTTTTATCCACTTTAAGTAGCGCTCAAACGATCCGTTTTCAAATCGAAGAGCTAAGTAAGCCTGATCGTTATGGCTATGTTGATTATTACCAAGATCATGTGATTCGTTTTCAAGAGGGGGACTGATAAAAATTATCATCAATGTTTAGCTCTAAACGATTATAAATACCAGTTAGGAAGAGCGAGCATAAGAGTTTGTCTTTTGATGGCTAGAGATGAATTTAAAAATCCTTTAGATCTATTTTCAGATGATGCTTATTATTTTTTATTTACGCATCTATCGATTAAAGAAGATGCTATTTTAATGTTGGAAACAGCGCTATTTGATCCCTCTTTTTTAATGATGGGAATTAGGGGACGCGCCACTGGTATTTTCGAAGATCCTTTTTTAGCATTGCCGTCGATGAGATTAATGAGTATCGAAGAAGAAGATTACCTTCCTTTTTTTTGGACTAATATCGCTAATGAGATCGAGGGATCTTAAATGAGGCTATTTCTATTATAGTGAAATCGGTTTAAAAGTGACTGAATCAGATTGCCAGCGCATCGATTATGAGAAGCGAAGGACTGGTTCTATTCGGCAGCGTACAAGCTAATTTGATACACACTCTATGTGCCCTTAATACTATTTAAAATAGTGTTTCTTAAACTGAATCTACCATAATTATTGATTGAATAGCGACATTAAAAAAAGCCACAGAAGTTAAATTCTGTGGCTTTATAGTATTTAAAGAATAGAAAGTATTTGCAGTTAAGCGGTTACTTTGCTCTCTTTAAGCATTTTTTCAAGATGGTGGATATCCATACCGCCTTTTAAGAATGTTGGATCATTTAATATTTTTAAATGTAGCTCAGCATTCGTGTTGATTCCTTCGATAACAAGCTCATGAAGCGCATTTTTAAGACGACCAATCGCCATTTCGCGCGTTGGCGCATAAGCGATGATTTTTGCGATCATTGAGTCATAGAAAGGAGGAACTGCGTATCCTGCATAGATATGGGTATCGATACGAATTCCAGGACCACCAGGTGGATGATAGGTGGTAATCATCCCAGGAGAAGGAATAAACGTTTCATGATGCTCTGCGTTGATACGGCATTCAATTGCATGGCCTTCAAACTTGATATCTTCTTGTTTGATAGTCAGCGGCATACCACTTGCAATTTTAAGCTGTTCACGAACAAGGTCAACACCTGTAATCATCTCAGTAATGGGATGCTCAACTTGAATACGGGTATTCATTTCGATAAAGAAGAATTCACCATTTTCATAGAGGAACTCAAAAGTACCGGCGCCGCGATAGTTGATACGTTTACACGCTTCAACACAAGCTTGACCAATACGAGCACGCTCTTCAGGGGTAATCCCTGGTGCTGGAGCTTCTTCTAATACTTTTTGGTGACGACGCTGTAATGAACAGTCACGCTCCCCTAAGTGAATCGCATTACCTTGACCATCTGCTAAAATTTGAATTTCAACGTGACGAGGTTTCTGTAGGTAGCGCTCCATATAAACTTCAGGATTCCCGAAAGCTGCAAGAGCTTCTGCTTTTGTAAGCTCGATTGAACGAAGTAGATCTTTTTCAGATTCCACAACGCGCATTCCACGCCCACCGCCGCCGCCTGAAGCTTTAACGATAATTGGGTAGCCCACTTCCTGTGCAAGGCGGATATTCTCTTCTTTATTATCAGATAGCGCATCCCCAGAGCCCGGAACACAAGGAACGCCTGCTTCAATCATTGCTTTTTTAGCAGAAACTTTATCACCCATAATGCGGATCGTTTCCGCTTTAGGACCAATGAATACAAAGCCTGAATTTTCAGCGCGTTCTGCAAAGTCTGCGTTTTCAGCTAAGAAACCGTAGCCAGGATGGATACCATCGGCATTGGTTAATTCAGCTGCTGCAATAATGCTTGGAATATTGAGGTAACTTAAACCAGGTGCAGGTGGTCCTATACAGACAGATTCATCTGCAAGGCGCACATGTTTTAAATCTTTATCACCCGTTGAGTGAACGGCAACTGTCTGAATTCCAAGCTCTTTACAAGCTCTGAGAATACGCAGTGCGATCTCTCCACGGTTTGCTATTAATACTTTTTTTAACATCTCGAATTGCTCCTTATGCAAGGATCATTAGAGGTTGATCGAACTCAACAGGTTCACCGTTTTCAACTAAGAATTTAACTACTTTACCTGAGACTTCAGCTTCGATCTGATTGAACATCTTCATCGCTTCAATGATACATACCACATCACCAACGTTAACTTGTGCATCGATTTCTGTGAATGCGTCAGATGTAGGAGATGCCGCACGGTAGAATGTACCTACCATTGGTGAGCGAACAACTTTACCTGAAAGTTCTGCAGGAGCCGCTTCTGGCGCTGCTGTTGTTGCAACTGATGGCATTTGTACGTTTGTTTGTGGTGCTGCCGCGATTTGTGGTTGCTGCATCATTGGCATTTGGCCCGCAAATACTTGTGTTTCTTTAGGGAAGCGGCTAATACGAAGAGATTCTTCTCCGTCTGTGATCTCGATCTCATCAATTGATGATTTATCAATGAGTTCTACGAGTTTTTCGATTTCTTTAATATCCATTAAGATTAGCTCCTATTGTAAAATGATAAGGAGATTCCCCAAGGAATCTCCTTATTGATCTATTTGTTAGAGATTATATTCGTAATATTTAGTAGTGCAAGTTCATAACCATAAAGTCCACATCCAACAATCACGCCATTTGCAATATCTGAAAAGTAAGATGTGTGTCTAAATGATTCTCTCTGATATACATTTGAAATATGTATCTCTACGAAAGGAATGTCAACCCCTAAAAAAGCATCACGAATGGCAATGCTTGTATGTGTAAAAGCACCCGGATTAATAATAAAGCCTTCAATTCCTTGTGCTTTTGCTTGGTGAATAGTTTCAACAATCTCATACTCACGATTGCTTTGCATGGTATGTAATACTATTCCAAGTCCTTTTGCTTTCTCAATAAGGTTCGTCTCAAGCATCTTGAGTGTTGTGTGACCATAAATTTCAGGTTCACGCATCCCTAAGAGGTTTAAGTTAACGCCATTGATTAAAAGGATCTTTTTACAGTTGTCTTGATTCATCATAGAGAATATTTTACCGTATAATTTTTAAGAGTGCCTAAATATTCACTTATAGCATTAAGAACCCCCATATTGCATCTTTTCTCCGTATTAATTGATCTATATAAGTAAGATTTCCCTTAAGTTTATGATGCAGATAAATAAAATAAAGGAGTATTTTTATACAATCTCGGTTATAATTCCGACTTGTTTGGCAATGTGAATAAATAGGATGATTAAAAAACAAACGTATAACTTCAGGATTAAATTAGGAATTTCTGTCTGTGTATTAATCTCATCTCTCCTCTCATGGAGTGTGGCAAAGAATGTTGAGACAACGGCTCCTAAAGAGTTGTTACTCTCTACAAAGCTTGCTGAAGGCATGGGAATGGGTGATAAGGATCATGATCGTGTGAAAGCGATGATTCATAATTACGAAACAAAAAACTCAGGAGTCTTTACTCACTTAAATGGGGATGGGCTTGTGGTATTTAATTACGTGGTGGAAGAATTAGAACGCCGTAATATGCCCCTTGAGATTGCTTTCGTGCCGCTTGTTGAAAGTGGATATAAACCTAATGCTCGTAATGGGGCACATGTTGGTTTATGGCAATTAGGCAAGCCAACAGCAGAAACCTTTGGAGTACATATCTCAGCAAAATCAGATGGTCGTTTAAATCTGGTAAGAGCAACAGAAGCAGCGCTTGATTATCTTGAGTATCTTAATAAGCGTTTCGATGGAGATTGGCTATTAACTTTAGCGGCTTATAATGCCGGTGAAGGGCGTGTACTTCGTAGTATGAAGAAAAACCGTCAGGCAGGGAAGTCTGATGACTTTTGGAGCATTGAGTTACCACAAATTACTCGTGCGTACATTCCTCGTGTCTTAGCGCTTTCTGAGCTTGCGCTTGAGAAAGATCAGTTAGCAGTACCTGTTGTTGAGATTCCAGAAATTGTGGCCGTAAAATCACAAGATAAAGGAAAGCTTCTAGGGGCAATAAAACAGCAAGGCGTTCAAGAGCGTACGATTAAGTACTTTAACCCTGCTGATGTTTATGCGAGAGATGGTGCCTCTATTGTGATTATGACAAAAGATGCGATCACTTTAGGCGACTCTTCAGCTTATGTTTTATAGGGAAGTGGTTAACGCCTCATTTCTGATAGCTTAAAGTCTTGTTTGCTAGGTCAAAAATTATAAAAATGATATAAGTTAAAAGAAAATAGAGATTGAGAAAATAGGTGGGCTTACATTAAGCGCACCTATTTTTTTGCTAAAAATAAACCTGTAAAGAGGATGCTCACTACTGTTTCGTAAAAAAATGTTACTATTTTGACGAAAATAGAAGAATAGATTCCTTTTAAAAGGGGGAGATACTTTATACTAGCTTGGTATTTCTAGAATCTAAGATTTTCTAGATAGGGACCAATATAGAATATCGCTGATATTAAAGATCTATAAGTCAGCACAGCGAATGAGCATTAAGGAGCTTAGAAGATGAAAGACCCTATGATAATTAAGTACAGCATTGGGCTTGGGATATTTTTGGTAATCTTATTGGTGTATTTAATATTAAGTTTAATTGCCAAAAAACATCGCTGGGGCCGAAAGGGAATCCTTGTTCATTTCATATTAGGTGCTGTGCTTTGTGGCGCTGTCATGGTATTTACTCAATATTTGGAGATGGCGATTGTAGATTTTCATTTAAAACAGCTCTCATCCACAACAGTCAGTTATATTCAGATGATTTTAGTCGGGCTAATTGTGCTTAATACCCTCTACTTTTTCGTTAATCGTTTAGAAGAGATTCAGATTAGTAAAGGGGCTGATAAGACTTCAGCTAAAATTATTACCAGAGTGCTAAAGATTGCGATCTTTATAGCAATTGTGCTCTTGTTTGGGGAGCATTTTGGTATGAGCCTCTCTGGGTTGATGACTTTTGGGGGAATTGGCGGAATTGCGATTGGCTTTGCGAGTAAAGATGTTTTAAGTAATTTCTTCTCTGGCGTGATGCTCTATTTTGACCGTCCTTTTAATATCGGTGATTGGATTAACTCTCCCGATCGAAAGATTGAAGGCACGGTTGTTGAGGTGGGTTGGCGCATTACTAAAATTATGACATTTGAAAATCGCCCGCTCTATATTCCTAACTCTCTTTTCTCATCAATTAGTGTTGAAAACCCAGGAAGAATGACAAATCGCCGAATAGAGACCCAAATTGGGCTTCGTTATGAAGATGCTGATAAGATTGCCGCAGTCGTGACAGATATACGGGCAATGTTACAGAGTAATCCAAAAATTGATACAACCCAGACATTGCTTGTTTATTTTGATGCTTTTGCGGAGTCTTCATTAAATATTATGATTTACTGTTTTACTAAAACCGTAAAATGGGCCGAATGGTTAGAAGCACAACAAGAGGTCTATCTACAAATCATTGAAATTGTTCATCGTCATGGTGCTGATTTTGCTGATACAACACAGATGCTCTATCTCGATAATAGTGAAAATCCATTTAAAATTGCCTTAAGCCAAGGGGAAGCAGTTGATAACGAGGCTGTTATTTCCAAAGGGACTAGTGTGGCTACCCCATCAGGGCAAAGCTCATAAATTGGTTAGAACTATTTTTAGCTTCTCATCATCGATGCGCTAGCAGCCTGACTTAGTACTTTTAAACCGATTTTTCTATAAACCAAAGGCTTTTCTTAATTCTTACTTCACAATAAAAACCTTTTAGTCATGACTAAAGGGTTTTTTATGGGAGAATTATTCATAAAGAGGCTTAGTTACTATAGTTTCGGCCAAAGAAATATTTATAACGAATGCCGGGTGCTATAAAACTAGAAACACTAATAATATTGTGTTTATCCCATGTTCGTCTTGTGATGTAAAGACAGGGCTCTCCCTCTGATATCTCTAATAATTCAGCATTATATTTAGTACAAGCAACTGCCTCAATAGCTTGTTCCATACGGCTCAAGCCATGTTTTTCTAATAAATACCCAGTGGGTGTTAATTGTGTAAAGTCTTGCTGAATAAATTCAGGAACGAACATCGGATTGATATAACGGTTTTCAAGTACCAGTGATAGGCCATTTTCATAATGAATTAGTTGGCAGTAATAGACTTTAGCGCCGGTATGAATACCTAAACCTAAAGCGGTGGTTTCATCAGCTGCGACAGTTTTTTGTTCTAAAACTTTAACGCTATAGAGATTGCCGCGAGCGATGACCTCTTTTTTAATATCTCCGATATTTGCAGGAGAAGTTGCCGATTTTTGCCCCGTGACAAAAGTTCCTTTTCCGGGGGTGCGCGTAAGGACATTTTGCGTGGTGAGGTCATTAACAGCACGATTAACAGTCATTCGACTGACACCAAATTTTTTGGCTAATTCAAGCTCTGTAGGAATTTGCGCACCAGGTGGAAATTCTCCTGAGGCAATACTATTGAGAAGATAGTTCTTAATACTTTTAAATTTAGGGATAGCCATAAAAATGATCTTTTTAATTGATTTAGAGATAAATCGCTATAGGTGTATGAGATTGTATAACAACCTAGAAATAATTGCCTAACTTATTCTATCATGCTACTACAGTAGTTCATAGTGTTGAGAAAGAATATAATCGTACTATTTTAATCTTATTTTTTGATTTTGTTTATCGTGGTATTACAGTGGAACTGTATTTATCAATGCTTTTAAGAGATCGTTGCGCTCTTTTTTAAAAAGCCCTTGCTATAGATTTAAAGCTGTGGTTAATTAAATACATTCATGTATAAATGTATATACATTTGATAATCATTAATCTAAGCATCTAAATATTTTGAGGTTGATTAAAAATTAGCAAATTCAACTTAAACAAGGTGTTATTAAAATAAGAGGAGAGTGAACTATGTCACATCGAACGGATAATAGTCGTGTCATTCGCGCACCAAGAGGGACTGAGTTAACTTGTAAAAGCTGGCAAACAGAAGCGGTCTATCGCATGATTCAAAATAACTTAGATCCCGATGTTGCAGAGCACCCCAAGAGTTTAGTGGTTTATGGGGGGATTGGCCGTGCGGCAAGAGATTGGGAGTGCTATGACAAAATTTTGGAAGTACTACAAAATTTAGAAGATCATGAAACACTATTGGTGCAATCTGGAAAGCCTGTGGGAGTTTTTGAAACGCATAAAGATGCCCCACGCGTTTTAATTGCTAATTCAAATCTTGTACCCCACTGGGCAACTTGGGAGAAATTTCACGAGTTAGATCAAAAAGGGCTCATGATGTATGGGCAGATGACAGCAGGTTCTTGGATCTATATTGGCTCTCAAGGCATTGTTCAGGGGACTTATGAAACATTTGTTTCGGCAGCAAAAGAGCATTTTGAGGGAGATCCTAGTGGTCGCTGGGTACTGACAGGTGGTTTAGGGGGAATGGGTGGCGCGCAGCCACTTGCTGCAACAATGGCTGGCTTTAATATGATTGCCGTAGAGTGTGATGAAACGCGGATCGATTTTCGTTTAAAAACACGCTATGTCGATAAGAAGGCTAAAAGCCTTGATGAGGCATTGCAGCTATTAGAGGAAGCTAAAATAGCCGGAAAGCCAACATCTATTGGGCTTTTAGGCAATGCTGCTGATATTTTTGCAGAATTAGTCGAGCGAGGAATTACTCCTGATGTGGTGACGGACCAAACAAGTGCTCATGATCCTATTAATGGATATCTCCCTTCAGGTTGGACGATGGAAGAGTGGTTAGAGAAACGCACCGCCAATCCGGTTGAAGTAGATAAAGCTGCTAAAAAAAGTATGGCAAAACATGTGCAGGCGATGTTAGATCTGCAAAAGAGAGGCGCTGCAACCTTTGATTATGGGAATAACATCCGTCAGATGGCATTTGATGAGGGTATTAAGAATGCTTTTGATTTCCCAGGATTTGTGCCAGCCTATATTAGGCCACTCTTTTGTGAGGGGATAGGGCCTTTTCGTTGGGTAGCGCTCTCTGGCGATCCTGAAGATATCTATAAAACCGATCAAAAAGTCAAAGAGCTAATCCCAGATAATCCTCACCTTCATCATTGGCTAGATATGGCGCGTGATCGTATAGAGTTTCAGGGGTTACCGGCAAGAATTTGTTGGGTGGGACTAAAAGATCGTCAGCGTTTAGGATTAGCTTTTAATGAGATGGTACGTAATGGTGAATTGAAAGCACCAATTGTTATTGGCCGAGACCATCTTGATTCAGGATCCGTAGCAAGTCCTAATAGAGAAACTGAGGCGATGAAAGATGGCTCAGATGCCGTATCAGACTGGCCATTATTAAATGCGTTATTAAATACCGCAGGCGGCGCTACTTGGGTCTCTTTACATCATGGTGGTGGTGTTGGCATGGGGTTCTCACAACATTCAGGCGTTGTAATTTTATGCGATGGTTCAAAGGATGCTGATAAGCGTATTGCGAGAGTGTTACGCAATGATCCAGGAACAGGAGTCATGCGCCATGCGGATGCTGGATATGATATTGCCATCGATTGCGCTAAAGCGCAGGGATTACATCTCCCGATGGTGAAATAGTCAATTGCTCAAATAGTTAATGATTTTCCTCATCATCAGAGATTTTGATGGGGAAAGAATCTCTATCAATAAGTATGGTTTTTAGTATTTCAACGTTGTTGAGCTTATATTTTATGCGCTTATTTATTTTGATGTTTGGAATATATAAAACTATTAGGAGGAGAAAATGAGTCAAAATATTAAAGGGATGAGAGGATTAAGCATTTGGCAAGGTGCTAAAATTGCGACAATGGATTCCTCTTTAGAGCAAGATTATGGTCTGTTGGATCAGCATGATCTAATCACCTTAGATGATAAAATTATCGGCGTTTTTAAAGCCGGCAGTTATGATATTCCAAAAGATGCACTCTGTTTTGATTTAACAGGATTATTAATTACCCCAGGATTAATAGATTGTCATACACATCTTGTCTTTGGCGGGAATCGAGCTAAAGAGTGGGAAATGCGCCAAAATGGTGTCCCTTATGCCGAAATTGCAGCGCAAGGAGGCGGTATTAACTCAACGGTAAAGCAGACTCGAGAGGAGTCTTTTAATGCGCTTTATGATCGTGCTTATCCGCGGATGCTTGCACTTGCTGAAGATGGCGTGACAACACTTGAATCGAAAACAGGTTATGGTTTAAATCTAGAGAGCGAGCGAAAACAACTCCAAGTCTCTAAAGCACTTGGCGTGAACTATCCTATAGAGATTGTTCCAACATTATTATCTGCCCACGCTATTCCGCCAGAATTTAAAGGGGATGGAGATGCGTATATTGAGCTAGTTTGTAAAGAGATATTACCAACTCTCTGGCAAGAAGAGGGATTTGAAGCGGTGGATGTTTTTTGTGAATCTGTTGGGTTTACACTAGAACAAACACAAAAGGTGTTTGAAGCCGCAAAAGCACTAAAAATCCCTGTAAAAGGGCACATGGAGCAGATGTCTAATTTAGGTGGTAGTGAGCTGATCGCTCAATATCAGGGATTATCAGTTGATCATATTGAGTTTTTGGATGAAGCGGCTATTAAAGCGCTATCTAAATCCGGGACTGTAGCAACGCTGCTTCCTTTAGCTTTCTATTTTTTACGTGAAACTCAAAAACCGCCTATTGAGCTCTTGAGAAAATATGGGGTACCAATGGCTGTTTCCACCGATTATAACCCTGGAACAAGTCCTTTTACCTCTTTACGTATGGCGATGAATGCTGCTGGTGTTTTGTTTGGCTTAACGCCGCAAGAGGTACTGGCAGGCGTGACTATTCATGCGGCTAAGGCGCTTAATAGAGCGCAAACGCATGGACAGATTCGCTCAGGGTTTAAGGCAAATTTTATTGCTTGGAATGTGGAAGATCCTGTCGAAATATTTTATGAGGTTGGATATAACCCGTTGGTTTATCGAATATTTGAAGGCAGGATTCATTAGGCAAGGTAGAAGTGCTTTTGGGAAATATTAGGAAAATCAGTAGATGATGTTTCATTTCCTTATCTCTTTTGGGGGCTATTTAAATAACCAAAATCTATTAGATATTTCAATCCATAGAGTTCTATAAACCCTATTAAAATCCGATTTAAATAAATAAATATATATCGCAATATAAATACCAAAATAAACTAATGGTATCAGCTCCTTTTACCCGATATTTAGCGGAGCTTGATATAAATTAGTGATAAAGTTAGAGGAATAAAATTTATGTCCACAATTAAAATTGATGGGAACCATCTCACACTGGAAGATATTATTAATGTTGCAAGGCATTATCATTCTATTGAGTTAACATCTTCGGCGAGAAAGGAAGTAGAGCTATCACGGCAGTATGTTGATGAGTTAGTCGCCTCAGGTGAGGTTGTTTATGGTATTACAACTGGGTTTGGCAACTTTAGTAATGTCCATATCTCAAAAGATGAGGCAAGAGCGCTACAAAAGAACCTTATTATTAGCCATTCTTGTGGGATTGGTGAATGTTTTAGCACAGAGATTGTTAGGGCGATTATGCTATTGCGTATTAATAATCTGGCAAAAGGCTTTTCTGGTATTCGATTAAGTACTTTAAATACTTTAATTGAGATGCTCAATAAAAAGGTCCATCCTCGTATTTATGAGAAAGGCTCCCTTGGAGCTAGCGGCGATCTTGTGCCATTAGCGCATATGGTATTGCCTATGATTGGTGAGGGGGAAGCGGAATATCAAGGAGAGATGCTCTCTGGTATTGACGCAATGAAGCGCGCAGGAATATCTCCTATTGAATTAACGTCAAAAGAAGGCCTTGCGCTTATTAATGGCACGCAAGTGATGACCGCTGTGGGGGCATTAACGGTATATGATGCCATCGCCTTATTAAAAGCTAACGATATTGCAACGGGACTGACGATGGAAGCCCTAAATGGTATTACAGATCCTTTTATTCCAGAGCTACATGCTCTTCGCCCTCATCCAGGGCAGGGAATTGTTGCGGCTAATCTATTAACGCTTTTAAAGGGGAGTGAAAGAACAACGCATCAAGGGGAGCTTCGAGTTCAAGATGCTTACTCTTTACGCTGCGCGCCGCAAATACAAGGAGCTAGCTATGATGCATTAGCTTTTGTTAAAAGCCGAGTAGAAATTGAGATTAACTCGGTTACTGATAATCCGATTATTTTACGGGATAAGAAAATGGGGATTTCAGGAGGGCATTTTCATGGGCAACCGATGGCGCTTGCTTTTGATTTTTTAGGCATTGCTTTAGCTGAAATTGCC
The nucleotide sequence above comes from Ignatzschineria rhizosphaerae. Encoded proteins:
- the accC gene encoding acetyl-CoA carboxylase biotin carboxylase subunit, whose protein sequence is MLKKVLIANRGEIALRILRACKELGIQTVAVHSTGDKDLKHVRLADESVCIGPPAPGLSYLNIPSIIAAAELTNADGIHPGYGFLAENADFAERAENSGFVFIGPKAETIRIMGDKVSAKKAMIEAGVPCVPGSGDALSDNKEENIRLAQEVGYPIIVKASGGGGGRGMRVVESEKDLLRSIELTKAEALAAFGNPEVYMERYLQKPRHVEIQILADGQGNAIHLGERDCSLQRRHQKVLEEAPAPGITPEERARIGQACVEACKRINYRGAGTFEFLYENGEFFFIEMNTRIQVEHPITEMITGVDLVREQLKIASGMPLTIKQEDIKFEGHAIECRINAEHHETFIPSPGMITTYHPPGGPGIRIDTHIYAGYAVPPFYDSMIAKIIAYAPTREMAIGRLKNALHELVIEGINTNAELHLKILNDPTFLKGGMDIHHLEKMLKESKVTA
- the accB gene encoding acetyl-CoA carboxylase biotin carboxyl carrier protein, with protein sequence MDIKEIEKLVELIDKSSIDEIEITDGEESLRISRFPKETQVFAGQMPMMQQPQIAAAPQTNVQMPSVATTAAPEAAPAELSGKVVRSPMVGTFYRAASPTSDAFTEIDAQVNVGDVVCIIEAMKMFNQIEAEVSGKVVKFLVENGEPVEFDQPLMILA
- the aroQ gene encoding type II 3-dehydroquinate dehydratase, which gives rise to MNQDNCKKILLINGVNLNLLGMREPEIYGHTTLKMLETNLIEKAKGLGIVLHTMQSNREYEIVETIHQAKAQGIEGFIINPGAFTHTSIAIRDAFLGVDIPFVEIHISNVYQRESFRHTSYFSDIANGVIVGCGLYGYELALLNITNIISNK
- a CDS encoding lytic transglycosylase domain-containing protein; the encoded protein is MIKKQTYNFRIKLGISVCVLISSLLSWSVAKNVETTAPKELLLSTKLAEGMGMGDKDHDRVKAMIHNYETKNSGVFTHLNGDGLVVFNYVVEELERRNMPLEIAFVPLVESGYKPNARNGAHVGLWQLGKPTAETFGVHISAKSDGRLNLVRATEAALDYLEYLNKRFDGDWLLTLAAYNAGEGRVLRSMKKNRQAGKSDDFWSIELPQITRAYIPRVLALSELALEKDQLAVPVVEIPEIVAVKSQDKGKLLGAIKQQGVQERTIKYFNPADVYARDGASIVIMTKDAITLGDSSAYVL
- a CDS encoding mechanosensitive ion channel family protein, encoding MKDPMIIKYSIGLGIFLVILLVYLILSLIAKKHRWGRKGILVHFILGAVLCGAVMVFTQYLEMAIVDFHLKQLSSTTVSYIQMILVGLIVLNTLYFFVNRLEEIQISKGADKTSAKIITRVLKIAIFIAIVLLFGEHFGMSLSGLMTFGGIGGIAIGFASKDVLSNFFSGVMLYFDRPFNIGDWINSPDRKIEGTVVEVGWRITKIMTFENRPLYIPNSLFSSISVENPGRMTNRRIETQIGLRYEDADKIAAVVTDIRAMLQSNPKIDTTQTLLVYFDAFAESSLNIMIYCFTKTVKWAEWLEAQQEVYLQIIEIVHRHGADFADTTQMLYLDNSENPFKIALSQGEAVDNEAVISKGTSVATPSGQSS
- a CDS encoding UTRA domain-containing protein; protein product: MAIPKFKSIKNYLLNSIASGEFPPGAQIPTELELAKKFGVSRMTVNRAVNDLTTQNVLTRTPGKGTFVTGQKSATSPANIGDIKKEVIARGNLYSVKVLEQKTVAADETTALGLGIHTGAKVYYCQLIHYENGLSLVLENRYINPMFVPEFIQQDFTQLTPTGYLLEKHGLSRMEQAIEAVACTKYNAELLEISEGEPCLYITRRTWDKHNIISVSSFIAPGIRYKYFFGRNYSN
- the hutU gene encoding urocanate hydratase, which gives rise to MSHRTDNSRVIRAPRGTELTCKSWQTEAVYRMIQNNLDPDVAEHPKSLVVYGGIGRAARDWECYDKILEVLQNLEDHETLLVQSGKPVGVFETHKDAPRVLIANSNLVPHWATWEKFHELDQKGLMMYGQMTAGSWIYIGSQGIVQGTYETFVSAAKEHFEGDPSGRWVLTGGLGGMGGAQPLAATMAGFNMIAVECDETRIDFRLKTRYVDKKAKSLDEALQLLEEAKIAGKPTSIGLLGNAADIFAELVERGITPDVVTDQTSAHDPINGYLPSGWTMEEWLEKRTANPVEVDKAAKKSMAKHVQAMLDLQKRGAATFDYGNNIRQMAFDEGIKNAFDFPGFVPAYIRPLFCEGIGPFRWVALSGDPEDIYKTDQKVKELIPDNPHLHHWLDMARDRIEFQGLPARICWVGLKDRQRLGLAFNEMVRNGELKAPIVIGRDHLDSGSVASPNRETEAMKDGSDAVSDWPLLNALLNTAGGATWVSLHHGGGVGMGFSQHSGVVILCDGSKDADKRIARVLRNDPGTGVMRHADAGYDIAIDCAKAQGLHLPMVK
- the hutI gene encoding imidazolonepropionase, which encodes MSQNIKGMRGLSIWQGAKIATMDSSLEQDYGLLDQHDLITLDDKIIGVFKAGSYDIPKDALCFDLTGLLITPGLIDCHTHLVFGGNRAKEWEMRQNGVPYAEIAAQGGGINSTVKQTREESFNALYDRAYPRMLALAEDGVTTLESKTGYGLNLESERKQLQVSKALGVNYPIEIVPTLLSAHAIPPEFKGDGDAYIELVCKEILPTLWQEEGFEAVDVFCESVGFTLEQTQKVFEAAKALKIPVKGHMEQMSNLGGSELIAQYQGLSVDHIEFLDEAAIKALSKSGTVATLLPLAFYFLRETQKPPIELLRKYGVPMAVSTDYNPGTSPFTSLRMAMNAAGVLFGLTPQEVLAGVTIHAAKALNRAQTHGQIRSGFKANFIAWNVEDPVEIFYEVGYNPLVYRIFEGRIH
- the hutH gene encoding histidine ammonia-lyase, which encodes MSTIKIDGNHLTLEDIINVARHYHSIELTSSARKEVELSRQYVDELVASGEVVYGITTGFGNFSNVHISKDEARALQKNLIISHSCGIGECFSTEIVRAIMLLRINNLAKGFSGIRLSTLNTLIEMLNKKVHPRIYEKGSLGASGDLVPLAHMVLPMIGEGEAEYQGEMLSGIDAMKRAGISPIELTSKEGLALINGTQVMTAVGALTVYDAIALLKANDIATGLTMEALNGITDPFIPELHALRPHPGQGIVAANLLTLLKGSERTTHQGELRVQDAYSLRCAPQIQGASYDALAFVKSRVEIEINSVTDNPIILRDKKMGISGGHFHGQPMALAFDFLGIALAEIANVSERRIERLVNPALNNELPAFLTEHGGLHSGYMIVQYAAASLVSENKVLAHPASVDSIPSSANQEDHVSMGTIAARKALDIFKNAKSVVGMELMLACQAIDLNKQDSDKALGRGTKAAYDIIRSLISPLSEDRVTYIDMHKAIELIDDHFIEKVEFALGEKLL